A region from the Meiothermus sp. Pnk-1 genome encodes:
- a CDS encoding ABC transporter permease → MPRLLRLLQAELMRAWLELIRYPLQFLLGLVLLGLIFYLLFGFARLAGAVDASGYQTTKLIIGYLLGILAAAIISGPAQQVSREAKSGTLENMVLSGQGLTAFFVVQVLARSWLSLLQMGVLLVALAFIFKSTYVLSWLLLPAFLLFLLTALGLGLMLAALILLFKEVNQIFVLVQLLVFPAVIVEVPQLEWFPLTLGASLIREILTGVPVEPFRWALLTLGTVAVYSLGVFFFQSADVAARRRGLLGHE, encoded by the coding sequence ATGCCTAGACTCCTTCGACTCCTGCAGGCAGAGCTCATGCGGGCCTGGCTCGAGCTCATCCGCTACCCCCTACAGTTTCTCTTAGGGCTGGTGTTGCTGGGCCTGATCTTCTACCTGCTGTTCGGCTTTGCCCGGCTGGCCGGCGCGGTGGACGCCAGCGGATACCAAACCACCAAGCTTATCATCGGCTATTTGCTGGGGATTTTGGCTGCCGCCATCATCAGCGGCCCGGCCCAGCAGGTAAGCCGGGAGGCTAAATCGGGAACGCTGGAGAACATGGTGCTCTCCGGGCAGGGCCTCACGGCTTTTTTCGTCGTTCAGGTGCTGGCCAGGTCGTGGCTGTCCCTGCTTCAGATGGGGGTACTGTTGGTGGCCCTGGCCTTTATCTTCAAGTCCACCTACGTCCTTAGCTGGCTCTTGCTACCCGCCTTTTTGCTATTTTTGCTGACAGCTTTGGGCCTAGGTCTGATGCTCGCCGCCCTGATCCTCTTGTTCAAGGAGGTAAACCAGATTTTCGTCCTGGTTCAGCTCCTGGTATTCCCCGCGGTGATCGTAGAAGTGCCCCAGTTGGAGTGGTTCCCATTGACCCTCGGGGCAAGCCTCATCCGGGAGATTCTTACAGGGGTTCCGGTCGAGCCGTTTAGGTGGGCGCTCCTGACGCTGGGAACGGTGGCCGTCTACAGCCTGGGGGTGTTCTTCTTCCAAAGCGCCGATGTGGCCGCCCGGAGGCGGGGCCTGCTGGGCCACGAGTAG
- the mqnB gene encoding futalosine hydrolase, producing MILLLSPTRFEAAFLQGRKLDFHGRAGLRGEGWVWLEGGIGKVNTAMTLAAFAQRHRVERALLFGIAGAYAESGLQIGDAVLAEREIQADLGIKDGGMKGMGFPTLVVGPLRFHNRFPLDQAFTGELRATLDLPLRSFLTRDLVSENPTEARELSRQWEADVENMEGAAFAQACLWLGIAGAELRAVSNIAGVRDKAQWRVRQAVEALEAALGRLLQ from the coding sequence ATGATCCTGTTGCTCAGCCCCACCCGGTTTGAAGCCGCTTTTCTCCAAGGCCGCAAGCTTGATTTCCACGGCAGGGCCGGGCTGCGCGGGGAGGGGTGGGTGTGGCTCGAGGGCGGTATCGGCAAGGTCAACACCGCCATGACCCTGGCGGCTTTCGCCCAGCGGCACAGGGTCGAGCGGGCGCTGCTCTTCGGCATCGCCGGGGCCTACGCCGAGTCGGGGCTGCAAATCGGGGACGCGGTGCTGGCCGAGCGGGAGATCCAGGCCGACCTGGGCATCAAAGACGGGGGGATGAAAGGGATGGGCTTCCCCACGCTGGTGGTGGGCCCCCTGCGCTTCCACAACCGCTTTCCGCTGGACCAAGCCTTCACGGGGGAGCTCCGGGCCACGCTAGACCTTCCGCTGCGGAGCTTCCTGACCCGCGACCTGGTCTCGGAGAACCCCACCGAGGCCAGGGAGCTCTCGCGCCAGTGGGAGGCCGACGTGGAGAACATGGAGGGCGCGGCCTTCGCCCAGGCCTGCTTGTGGCTGGGGATCGCCGGCGCAGAGCTCAGGGCGGTGTCGAACATAGCCGGGGTACGCGACAAGGCGCAGTGGCGCGTCCGGCAGGCGGTGGAGGCGCTCGAGGCCGCTCTCGGCAGGCTTCTTCAGTAA
- a CDS encoding cyclase family protein yields the protein MIDITRRLYPGHPVWPGDTPYSLELTWKMSEGASVNVGKLTATTHLGTHLDAPWHYDPQGGKLESVPLSVLIGPCQVVDARGQQALDTPFLHSLELRAERVLFYTGQPDEWRDFPREFTHVLPAAVDYLAQRGVRLFGTDAPSVDPLTSKDLPGHKAFARNGIYIVEGLALEAVKPSEYELIALPLRLEGADASPVRAILR from the coding sequence ATGATCGACATCACCCGCCGCCTCTACCCTGGGCACCCGGTCTGGCCCGGCGATACCCCCTATAGCCTCGAGCTGACCTGGAAGATGAGCGAGGGAGCCTCGGTCAACGTGGGCAAGCTCACCGCCACCACCCACCTGGGCACCCACCTCGACGCGCCCTGGCACTACGACCCGCAAGGGGGCAAGCTCGAGAGCGTTCCCCTCTCGGTACTCATCGGGCCCTGCCAGGTGGTGGACGCCCGGGGCCAGCAGGCCCTCGACACGCCCTTCCTGCACTCGCTCGAGCTGCGCGCCGAGCGCGTGCTGTTCTACACCGGCCAGCCCGACGAGTGGCGCGACTTCCCCCGCGAGTTCACCCACGTCCTGCCCGCCGCCGTGGACTACCTGGCCCAGCGGGGCGTCAGGCTCTTCGGCACCGATGCCCCCAGCGTGGACCCCCTCACCTCTAAAGATCTGCCCGGCCACAAGGCTTTTGCCCGAAACGGCATCTACATCGTCGAAGGGCTCGCGCTGGAGGCGGTGAAGCCCAGCGAGTACGAGCTGATCGCGCTGCCGCTGCGGCTCGAGGGAGCCGATGCTTCCCCGGTGCGGGCTATTCTCCGCTAG
- a CDS encoding peptidylprolyl isomerase: MKITQDAVVSIRYTLTVDGQVLDQGDLDYLHGHGNIIQGLEEALEGKQTGDSMDVVIPPEKAYGERDEEGVMVVPLQAFPQDSEVQPGMQFYAEGQDGRPLPITVLEVNGDEVTVDSNHPLAGETLNFKVEVIGVRPASQEEIDHGHVHGPGGHDH, encoded by the coding sequence ATGAAAATAACCCAAGACGCGGTGGTCTCGATTCGTTACACCCTGACTGTGGACGGCCAGGTGCTGGACCAGGGAGACCTGGATTACCTCCATGGGCATGGCAACATCATCCAGGGGCTGGAGGAGGCGCTCGAGGGTAAGCAAACCGGGGATTCGATGGACGTGGTGATCCCTCCCGAGAAAGCCTACGGCGAACGTGACGAGGAAGGGGTCATGGTAGTCCCACTTCAGGCCTTCCCTCAGGATTCCGAGGTCCAGCCGGGGATGCAGTTTTACGCCGAAGGCCAGGATGGGCGGCCCCTGCCGATCACGGTGCTCGAGGTGAACGGGGACGAGGTCACAGTGGACTCCAACCACCCCCTGGCTGGGGAGACCCTCAATTTCAAGGTAGAGGTGATCGGGGTGCGTCCCGCCAGCCAGGAAGAGATCGATCACGGGCACGTCCACGGCCCTGGCGGGCACGACCACTAG
- a CDS encoding FUN14 domain-containing protein has product MGVDWIQPYIGQLTFGGIAGFATGYALKKIGKIVAIAFGLIFIVVQVLAQMGYVSVDWTRVQRDVEPLLKEAQVRSAWDQLLAILTRNLPFGGAFVAGLVIGLRRG; this is encoded by the coding sequence ATGGGTGTGGACTGGATACAACCTTACATTGGCCAACTTACCTTCGGCGGGATCGCCGGATTCGCCACTGGCTACGCCCTGAAAAAGATTGGGAAGATCGTCGCCATCGCCTTCGGCTTGATCTTTATCGTGGTGCAGGTACTGGCGCAGATGGGCTACGTCAGCGTGGACTGGACCCGAGTGCAACGGGATGTGGAGCCCTTGCTCAAAGAGGCGCAGGTGCGCAGCGCCTGGGATCAACTGCTAGCCATACTAACCCGCAACCTGCCGTTTGGCGGTGCGTTCGTGGCCGGGCTGGTCATTGGGTTGCGGCGGGGTTAG
- a CDS encoding ABC transporter ATP-binding protein — protein sequence MIQVSAIQKTYVSRATRLRVLEDVSLEIHPGEILALLGRNGSGKTTTIRIICGLVLSDAGSVRINGHTPGSAEYMAQLGALIDTNRGLYPRLSPFENLLYTCIVRGMPRRRAAERAKYLLELLGLWEKRNAPSQTLSKGMVSKMAFALAIAHDPSFVLLDEPTLGLDIDAAETLEEQILEMAKSGKGILLTTHQMEVAERLSSRVAILSGGRIVVDQPKAALMQMFARQGYRITLAEPIGKGVLPFSHTLDATGTVLELTLERPEQIYEVMDHLRPRVIKDMQKVEVELGEIFKALTVAKEPSHA from the coding sequence ATGATACAAGTCAGCGCCATACAAAAGACCTACGTCTCCAGGGCCACCCGCTTGAGGGTGCTCGAGGATGTCTCGCTCGAGATTCACCCGGGGGAGATCCTGGCCCTGCTGGGCCGCAACGGCAGCGGCAAAACCACCACCATCCGCATCATCTGCGGGCTGGTGCTCTCCGACGCGGGCAGTGTGCGCATCAACGGGCATACACCGGGCAGCGCCGAGTACATGGCTCAGCTCGGGGCCCTGATCGACACCAACCGCGGCCTTTACCCTAGGCTTTCGCCCTTTGAGAACCTGCTGTACACCTGCATTGTCCGGGGAATGCCGCGCCGTAGAGCCGCCGAGCGGGCCAAGTATTTGCTCGAGCTGCTGGGCTTGTGGGAAAAGCGCAATGCTCCGTCCCAAACCCTATCCAAAGGGATGGTCTCCAAAATGGCCTTCGCCCTGGCCATCGCCCACGATCCTTCCTTCGTGCTGCTGGATGAGCCCACGCTGGGATTGGACATCGACGCCGCAGAGACTTTGGAAGAACAGATACTAGAGATGGCCAAAAGCGGTAAGGGCATCCTGCTCACCACGCACCAGATGGAGGTGGCCGAAAGGCTCAGTTCCCGGGTGGCCATCCTATCGGGGGGTCGCATCGTGGTGGATCAGCCCAAAGCTGCGCTGATGCAGATGTTCGCGCGGCAGGGCTACCGGATTACCCTCGCCGAGCCTATCGGCAAGGGCGTGCTACCTTTCTCGCATACCCTGGACGCCACGGGTACGGTCCTCGAGCTGACCTTGGAGCGTCCGGAGCAAATCTACGAGGTCATGGACCATCTGCGCCCCAGGGTCATCAAAGACATGCAAAAAGTCGAGGTGGAACTGGGCGAAATTTTCAAGGCCCTGACCGTAGCCAAGGAGCCAAGCCATGCCTAG
- a CDS encoding trimeric intracellular cation channel family protein codes for MEGALHTLGPTLVDILAWIGTLTFALSGALMAIEKRFDPVGIVILAGVTAVGGGSIRDIVVGSLPPQVFRNEPVLWAILGVSLLVWWVSRRLGTGRLTPYLERPIYYLDTLGLGLFAALGAERGLAFGLGFWGTVFAGSISGVGGGILRDVLAGEVPGILYRNRDLYASAAAGGAVTVFLLYPLSPDLALLLGALTTVALRFSSRWLGLRLPTPR; via the coding sequence ATGGAAGGCGCCCTGCACACCCTCGGCCCCACCTTGGTGGACATCCTGGCCTGGATCGGTACGCTGACCTTCGCGCTAAGCGGTGCCTTGATGGCGATAGAGAAGCGCTTCGATCCGGTGGGGATCGTCATTCTAGCGGGGGTGACGGCGGTCGGCGGGGGTTCGATCCGGGATATCGTGGTGGGTTCCTTGCCCCCGCAGGTGTTCCGTAACGAGCCAGTTCTATGGGCCATTCTGGGAGTCTCGCTGCTGGTGTGGTGGGTTTCGCGGCGGCTGGGTACCGGGCGGCTCACCCCCTACCTCGAGCGCCCCATCTACTACCTCGACACCCTGGGGCTGGGCCTTTTCGCCGCTTTGGGGGCCGAACGCGGCCTGGCTTTCGGGCTGGGCTTCTGGGGAACGGTGTTCGCCGGGAGCATCTCGGGGGTTGGCGGGGGTATTCTGCGCGACGTGCTGGCCGGGGAGGTTCCAGGCATCCTCTACCGTAACCGCGACCTGTACGCCTCAGCCGCCGCCGGAGGAGCGGTTACGGTGTTCTTGCTTTACCCCCTCTCCCCTGACCTAGCCCTGCTCCTTGGGGCTCTCACCACCGTCGCGCTGAGGTTCTCCAGCCGCTGGCTGGGCCTGCGCCTCCCTACCCCGAGATGA
- a CDS encoding 5-formyltetrahydrofolate cyclo-ligase, translating to MTQGELREYVWNTLSSRRVATYPTPPHGHHPNFVGARRAAEKLMALEVFLKAETLLAGPDQVLKPLREAILQSGKRLIMPHPDKAHTFLLLERLSPQALKRVRDVAYHGKPIELRETPIDLVLVGSVAVDRRFGWIGKGYGFPPKHLEAAAPWATLAHPMMLMEELYAEPERRIDVIATPLEVLVR from the coding sequence ATGACCCAAGGCGAACTGCGCGAATACGTCTGGAATACTCTCTCCTCTCGCCGGGTGGCCACCTACCCGACCCCACCTCACGGCCACCATCCCAACTTCGTGGGGGCCCGTCGGGCCGCAGAAAAATTGATGGCGCTGGAAGTTTTCCTCAAAGCCGAAACCCTCCTGGCCGGGCCGGACCAGGTCCTAAAACCCCTGCGCGAGGCGATCCTCCAATCGGGGAAACGCCTGATCATGCCGCACCCCGACAAAGCCCACACTTTCTTGCTGCTCGAGCGCCTTTCCCCCCAAGCGCTCAAGCGCGTCCGCGACGTGGCCTACCACGGCAAGCCCATCGAGCTGCGCGAGACACCGATAGACCTGGTGCTGGTAGGCTCGGTAGCGGTGGATAGGAGGTTTGGCTGGATCGGCAAGGGATATGGCTTTCCCCCCAAACACCTCGAGGCTGCAGCGCCCTGGGCCACCCTGGCCCACCCTATGATGCTGATGGAAGAACTCTACGCCGAGCCCGAGCGCAGAATAGATGTGATCGCCACACCGCTCGAGGTACTCGTCCGCTAG
- the cysK gene encoding cysteine synthase A: MFVENAIGKTPMVRLHRVVGPDMAEVWVKLEGTNPGGSIKDRAAWYMIKDAEARGILTPGSGQVIVEPTSGNTGIGLAMVAASRGYRLILCMPAQMSEERKRTLRAYGAELVLTDPARRMLAAREKAQEIVQESGGFMPDQFANPANIQAHYETTGPEIYQALEGRIDAFVYGSGTGGTIMGVGRYLRERIPGVQVIACEPARSNVLSGGQMGQHQFQGMGPGFIPPNLDVKMLDRVIQVWEEDAFPLARRLAREEGLFLGMSSGGILWAALQVARELGPGKRVACISPDSGAKYLSTTLYAE; encoded by the coding sequence ATGTTCGTTGAAAACGCTATCGGCAAAACCCCCATGGTGCGGCTTCACCGGGTGGTAGGGCCGGATATGGCCGAAGTCTGGGTCAAGCTCGAGGGCACCAACCCTGGCGGGTCGATCAAAGACCGGGCGGCCTGGTACATGATCAAAGACGCCGAAGCTCGAGGGATCCTCACCCCGGGGTCAGGCCAGGTGATCGTCGAACCCACCAGCGGCAACACCGGCATCGGCCTAGCCATGGTCGCGGCCAGCCGAGGCTACCGGCTTATCCTGTGCATGCCTGCCCAGATGTCGGAGGAACGCAAGCGCACCCTCCGGGCTTACGGGGCTGAGCTGGTGCTCACCGACCCGGCGCGGCGCATGTTGGCCGCGCGCGAGAAGGCCCAGGAGATTGTCCAGGAGAGCGGAGGCTTCATGCCCGATCAGTTCGCCAACCCGGCCAACATCCAAGCCCACTACGAGACCACCGGTCCCGAGATCTACCAAGCCTTGGAAGGAAGGATAGATGCGTTCGTCTACGGCTCAGGCACCGGAGGAACCATCATGGGGGTAGGCCGCTACCTGCGCGAGCGCATCCCGGGCGTGCAGGTCATCGCCTGCGAGCCCGCCCGTTCGAATGTACTTTCGGGGGGTCAGATGGGCCAGCACCAGTTCCAGGGCATGGGGCCAGGCTTCATCCCGCCAAACTTGGATGTGAAGATGCTCGACCGGGTAATTCAGGTCTGGGAGGAAGACGCCTTTCCCTTGGCCCGCCGCCTCGCCCGCGAGGAAGGGCTTTTTTTGGGCATGAGCAGCGGGGGCATCCTCTGGGCGGCCTTGCAGGTAGCGCGCGAACTGGGCCCGGGGAAACGGGTGGCCTGCATCAGTCCCGACTCGGGAGCCAAGTACCTCTCCACCACCTTGTATGCGGAATAG
- a CDS encoding acyl-CoA dehydrogenase family protein: MAVLTNDQKLILDMVRQVSREVLWEKAPQYDKSGEYPWPQLRVLAELGLLGMTTPEEWGGAGLDSVTWVLAMEEIAAADPSVAVILSVTSGLPQYMLQRFGRPEQKKKYLVPLAKGEWIGAFCLTEPHAGSDPASLKTRAKRVPGGWQLDGVKSWITSGGQAHLYVVMARGEAGICSFLVEKDTPGLSFGRPEEKMGLHAAHTAEMRLDGVFIPEENLLGTEGEGLAQALAGLDSGRLGIAAQAVGMARAAFELAKQYAAERTQFGRRIREFQGVSFKLAEMHAKIAAARALTLEAAAKKDRGERFTLEASTAKLFASETAVDVTRQAVQILGGYGYHRDYRVERYYRDAKVTEIYEGTNEIQKMVIARELYR; the protein is encoded by the coding sequence GTGGCGGTGCTGACCAACGATCAAAAGCTGATCCTGGATATGGTGCGTCAGGTCTCCCGCGAGGTGCTGTGGGAAAAAGCCCCCCAGTACGACAAGTCGGGGGAGTATCCCTGGCCACAACTTAGGGTGCTGGCCGAGCTCGGCCTCTTGGGCATGACCACACCTGAGGAGTGGGGCGGAGCTGGGCTCGACTCGGTGACCTGGGTGCTGGCCATGGAGGAAATCGCCGCCGCCGACCCCAGCGTGGCGGTCATCCTATCGGTGACGAGCGGGCTACCCCAGTACATGCTCCAGCGCTTTGGCCGCCCCGAGCAAAAGAAAAAATACCTGGTACCGCTGGCGAAGGGCGAATGGATCGGGGCCTTCTGCCTCACCGAGCCCCACGCCGGTTCCGACCCGGCCTCGCTAAAGACGCGCGCCAAGAGGGTGCCGGGCGGCTGGCAACTCGATGGGGTAAAAAGCTGGATTACTTCGGGTGGGCAGGCCCACCTCTACGTGGTGATGGCTCGAGGCGAGGCCGGGATCTGTAGCTTTTTGGTGGAGAAAGACACCCCAGGGCTCAGCTTTGGCCGCCCTGAGGAAAAGATGGGCCTCCACGCCGCCCATACCGCCGAGATGCGATTGGATGGGGTGTTTATCCCCGAAGAGAACCTGTTGGGCACAGAGGGAGAGGGATTGGCGCAAGCGCTGGCAGGGCTCGACTCAGGACGCTTGGGCATCGCCGCCCAAGCCGTCGGGATGGCTAGAGCCGCTTTCGAACTGGCCAAGCAGTATGCCGCCGAGCGCACCCAGTTCGGACGGCGCATCCGCGAGTTTCAAGGGGTGAGCTTCAAGCTAGCTGAAATGCACGCCAAAATCGCCGCAGCGCGGGCTCTTACCCTCGAGGCCGCCGCCAAAAAAGACCGGGGCGAACGGTTTACGCTCGAGGCCAGCACCGCCAAGCTTTTCGCTTCCGAAACCGCCGTGGACGTGACCCGGCAAGCCGTGCAGATACTGGGCGGTTACGGCTACCACCGCGACTACCGGGTCGAACGCTATTACCGGGACGCCAAGGTCACCGAGATCTACGAGGGGACCAACGAGATCCAGAAGATGGTGATCGCGCGGGAATTGTACCGGTAA
- a CDS encoding inorganic phosphate transporter: protein MPGELLILILIVALALAFDFINGFHDTANAVATSIATRALSPFQAVLMAAAFNVLGALSGTAVAKTVGKGIIAPELATHTLVIAALLSAIVWNLITWRYGIPSSSSHALIFSIVGAGIAENGIQAIQWSDGVAKALRGLFFSPALGFLGAMLLLVLLLWLVANRRPSWVNRLFLRAQVVSAAYMAFSHGSNDAQKTMGIITLALATYYGWSGEQFQVPLWVILSAALAMGIGTAAGGWRIIKTIGFKAVALRPIDGFAAEVAGATVIEAASRLGIPLSTTHTISSAILGAGATRRLSSVRWSVAGRIVTAWVVTIPACIALSWLIYTSLHLLTGSR from the coding sequence ATGCCCGGCGAACTGCTTATCCTCATCCTGATCGTGGCCCTGGCCTTGGCCTTTGATTTCATCAACGGCTTTCACGACACCGCCAACGCGGTCGCTACCTCCATCGCTACCCGGGCCCTCTCCCCTTTCCAAGCCGTGTTGATGGCGGCAGCTTTCAACGTGCTCGGGGCCCTATCCGGCACCGCGGTCGCCAAGACCGTGGGCAAAGGGATCATCGCCCCCGAGCTGGCCACCCACACCCTGGTGATCGCGGCCCTCCTCTCCGCCATCGTGTGGAACCTCATCACTTGGCGCTACGGCATCCCCTCGAGCTCCTCCCACGCCCTGATCTTTTCCATCGTGGGGGCGGGCATCGCCGAGAACGGAATCCAGGCCATCCAGTGGAGCGACGGCGTAGCCAAAGCCCTGCGAGGACTGTTCTTCTCCCCTGCGCTTGGCTTTTTGGGGGCGATGCTGCTGCTCGTCCTGCTGCTATGGCTGGTGGCGAACCGCCGCCCCTCCTGGGTCAACCGCCTCTTTCTGCGGGCTCAGGTGGTCTCAGCGGCCTATATGGCCTTCAGCCATGGCTCTAACGACGCCCAGAAGACCATGGGCATCATCACCCTGGCCCTGGCCACCTACTATGGCTGGAGCGGCGAACAGTTCCAGGTTCCCCTATGGGTGATCCTCTCAGCCGCCTTGGCGATGGGCATCGGCACCGCTGCCGGGGGGTGGCGGATTATCAAGACCATCGGCTTTAAAGCGGTAGCGCTCAGGCCCATTGACGGCTTCGCCGCCGAGGTGGCCGGGGCTACCGTGATCGAGGCCGCCAGCCGTTTGGGGATCCCCCTCTCCACCACCCACACCATCTCCTCGGCCATCCTGGGAGCAGGTGCTACACGGCGGCTCTCGTCGGTGCGCTGGAGCGTTGCCGGGCGCATCGTGACGGCCTGGGTGGTGACCATTCCAGCCTGTATCGCCTTGAGCTGGTTGATCTACACCTCGCTACACCTGCTCACCGGGAGCCGCTGA
- a CDS encoding HD domain-containing protein, producing the protein MAIYMTYPDALRLMQSWTSSESLRRHMLAVAVAMRAYARKYGEEEEKWAMAGILHDFDYEKAPETHPHKGVEILRQMGYPEDVLEAIMGHADDPQYPRRTRMAQALYAVDELTGLITAAVYVRPDKSIHGLELPSLQKKFKDKAFAARVDRQGIVQGARELGVSLEEHLQFVLEAMKAEAEALGLAGSERREG; encoded by the coding sequence ATGGCGATCTATATGACCTACCCGGACGCCCTAAGGCTGATGCAAAGCTGGACTTCCTCGGAGAGCCTGCGGCGGCACATGCTGGCGGTTGCGGTGGCAATGCGGGCCTATGCGCGCAAGTACGGCGAAGAGGAGGAGAAATGGGCGATGGCCGGGATCCTCCACGACTTTGACTACGAAAAAGCGCCCGAGACTCACCCCCACAAAGGGGTGGAGATATTGCGCCAGATGGGCTACCCCGAGGACGTGCTGGAGGCCATCATGGGGCACGCCGACGATCCCCAATACCCCCGCAGAACCCGGATGGCCCAGGCTTTGTACGCCGTGGACGAGTTGACCGGGCTCATCACGGCGGCGGTCTACGTGCGGCCCGACAAAAGCATCCACGGCCTCGAGCTTCCTAGCTTGCAAAAGAAGTTCAAAGACAAGGCCTTCGCGGCCCGGGTAGACCGCCAAGGGATCGTCCAAGGGGCTCGAGAGCTGGGGGTTTCCCTGGAGGAGCACCTACAGTTCGTGCTGGAGGCGATGAAAGCCGAAGCCGAGGCGCTGGGGTTGGCGGGTTCGGAGCGCCGGGAGGGATGA
- a CDS encoding DUF47 domain-containing protein, whose product MLNRFLPRNERFFDYFAQAARVADQTAQALLELVEHFNDVERKVRAIRDLEHQGDEISRQVSQALTQTFVTPIDREDIIELSGRLDDFIDTLEEAARRMWLYRVKQPTLLTRQMAQVIARQARLLAESIPLLAGFKRNDELLGKIRQVEELEDEGDALMDQASSGLFEGVQEVHELVVAIRWGELYQYLEDATDRAQDVARSLKNIVLKHA is encoded by the coding sequence ATGCTAAACCGATTCCTCCCCAGGAACGAACGCTTTTTCGACTATTTTGCCCAAGCCGCGCGGGTGGCTGATCAAACGGCGCAGGCTCTGCTCGAGCTGGTCGAGCACTTCAACGACGTAGAGCGCAAAGTGCGAGCGATCCGTGACCTCGAGCACCAAGGCGATGAGATCTCGCGCCAAGTGTCCCAAGCCCTCACCCAAACCTTCGTCACCCCTATTGACCGCGAGGACATCATAGAGCTTTCCGGACGCCTCGATGATTTCATCGACACCCTCGAGGAAGCTGCCCGGCGAATGTGGCTTTACCGGGTCAAGCAACCCACCCTCCTGACCCGCCAGATGGCCCAGGTCATCGCCCGGCAGGCCCGGCTGCTGGCCGAGTCCATCCCGCTGCTCGCGGGTTTCAAGCGCAACGACGAGTTGCTAGGCAAGATCCGCCAGGTGGAAGAGCTCGAAGACGAAGGCGATGCACTGATGGACCAAGCCTCCAGCGGCCTCTTTGAAGGGGTGCAGGAAGTGCACGAGCTGGTGGTGGCAATCCGCTGGGGGGAGCTATACCAGTACCTAGAGGACGCCACCGACCGCGCCCAGGACGTGGCCCGCAGCCTGAAGAACATCGTGCTCAAACACGCCTAG
- the ispF gene encoding 2-C-methyl-D-erythritol 2,4-cyclodiphosphate synthase, producing the protein MAPTPFRIGYGEDAHRLEPGRELWLGGLRIQSERGAVAHSDGDVLLHALSDALLSAFALGDIGSLFPDTDPQWKGLASGVILGAVLEQVRAQGYRAAQVSATVMLDRPKLGPYRSALQQNLARLLELPPERVGITFKTSEGLAPDHIQCRVLALLETQHP; encoded by the coding sequence GTGGCACCCACCCCTTTTCGAATCGGCTACGGTGAGGACGCGCACCGCCTGGAACCAGGCCGGGAGCTTTGGCTGGGGGGCCTCAGGATCCAAAGCGAACGCGGAGCGGTGGCCCACTCCGACGGCGACGTGCTGCTCCATGCCCTCTCTGACGCCCTGCTCTCGGCCTTTGCCCTGGGGGACATCGGCAGCCTCTTCCCCGATACCGACCCTCAGTGGAAGGGCTTGGCGAGCGGGGTGATCCTGGGGGCAGTGCTCGAACAAGTCCGGGCACAGGGCTACCGGGCCGCTCAGGTGAGCGCAACGGTGATGCTCGATCGGCCCAAACTGGGACCTTACCGCTCAGCGCTTCAGCAGAACCTGGCGCGGCTGCTTGAGCTGCCTCCAGAGCGGGTGGGAATCACCTTTAAAACCTCAGAAGGGCTAGCTCCTGACCATATCCAGTGCCGGGTACTGGCGCTGCTCGAGACCCAACACCCCTAG